TCTAACCTGACCAACATATTCTTGCTCAATGATGGTATCTTTTTGCTCAGGCAATGTTACTAAATAGTTGGCTGCTTCTTCCTTTACGGGTTCTTCGTGCTTACAGCTGGTTAATACCAATAATACCAGACTGAAATAATATAATGTAATTTTCATTTTCTTTATTTGATTTGTAAATTCAATACGATAAGTCCAATTCTAGTCAGTTGACAGGAATCGGTTGTAAAACCAGTTGCTGGTTTTTGATTAAAATTTACTTCAAATAAGATGGAATTTCCAGGAATGGAATAAAATGAATAAGCGGTTATGCTGTAGGTTTTCTAAATCAAAGATAGCCGATAAAGAAGAACTCTTTTTGTCCAAAAGCAAAAGAGTAACACCTTCATCAGGGTTATTGTTTGCTAAATAAACAGGTGAATTTGAGTTCGAGTTTTCACTCTCATGAATCTCTTCATTATCACAATATACTTTTTCAAGAGCAGCAAGTAAATCTTCTTCTGCTATTTTTGAAATTCCTTTAAGTTTGGAGGTGTTTTCAGCTTCACGTTCAATCTTTTGAGTAGTTGATTGACTCTGTAAAAAAGGAACAATAGTAGGGTTGAGTGATGCGTTGCTGTAGCCCAGGAGCAAGAAACCCAAAAATAAAACCAGTACGTTTGTCAACTTTTTATGCATGAAAAGAAGCTGCGAAAGATTTACGAAATAATTTATTTTAAAATCGGGTACAAAGTAAATAAAGAATAAATTATTATTTTTTATTTTAAGATTATCTTAATAATAAATTAAGGATTGAGAAAGAAAAATTTGCTTTTAAAATTTGAATAAAGCTCTAACATCATCAGGAATATCTTTTGGATTCTCTATTTTTTTATAATATTTCAAGGCTTCTTTTTTCATTTTTGGGTCATTTTTCAATTCAGATACTTTAAGAAGAGCAAGACTATAATGAATATTATAATTAATGTCTTTTGTAAATGGTGACCTAACGTCTTCAAAAGCTATTAAAGCATTTTCATATTGTTTATCTAAAGTTAGTAAAACAGCCCTTAAAAAAAAGACTTCTTTACCTATTTTTTTTGATTGTCCTTTGTATATTGTTATAGCGTCTTCAATATTCTTATATCCGTTTGAATAATCTCCTATCATTGGAGCAGTTAAAGCAACGCCATAATATCCTTCAGGACTTTCAGGAAAATGTTTAGTTATATCATTAAAAAACTTTCTAGATTCTTCAACTCTTCCAATTTTCAAACATAATGCAGCGGTATTAAGTTTGTAGAGTAAGAAAGGTTTAGGAGATAATGAATCAGCAACTCTATAAAAAGCATAAGTTTCTCTGTATTGTTTTAATAAATTTAATGTATATCCAGCAAAGAAATAAGCATCACAAAACGATTGGTCTTTCATTACAGCTTTAGCAAATAAGTCAACAGTTGGCCAAAGATATTTTGGATTTAAATCTCTATTCAAGTGTAAAAGCTCAATCCCATTTTTCACCATCTCTCTAGCTTCATTGTTTTCTGAAGGACAGTTTAAATTATTACCTAAGAAGTAATCTTGTGTGTAGGATACAATAGTATTTTGAGCAAATCCAAAATTTGAAATGATAAAAAGAAAAATGAGTTTCTTCATTGTTGATTTTTTATATGTAGTAAATCTAATAAAATAAACCTACAAAATCATAATTTATCTCATCTTCAAAAGATAAAATAAATATAAGAAAGTTAGTTTCATCACTTTTATTAATTTAATTGCAATTTGCTTTTTACCTTTTCCTCACAGGCTTATCCAATTGAAATAAAATAGGAACGGCATAATGCACATTCACGAGCTTTCCTTTCACTTTTCCTGGGGTAAGTTTAGGTAAAAGTTTCATAATGCGGATGGCTTCTTCTTCCAAGAGTTGCCCATTTTTAGGACCACGCGCTTTAAAATCTTTACAATTTCCTTCTTTATCAATAATAAAAACAACAGCAACTTTTCCTTGAATGCCTATTTCTTTTGCCTCTTTCGGGTACTTCAAATTCTTTTTAACATGCTTTTGTATTTGCTCATATAAACATTTTAGCGCATCCGCTTTTGAAACATCAATACAAGTCTTTAATAAAGGTGGTTCATCCAATACAGCAATAGGATAGGAAACATCGGCATCATAAGTTTCAGCAACTTCTTGAACAGTGGGAACAACAACGGGTGGCTCTTTTTCATCTACTTGCCCAAAGCTGAACACAGAACCTAAAACCACAAATACTATTGAATAAAAATACTTTCTACAATCCATTTTTTATTATTTCTTTCAAAACAGCAACATCAATATCACTGATTTTGTTGATGTACAAACAACTTTTGGCTACTTTATGTTTACCCAGTTTTTCACGATCAGCTTCATTTCTAACGGCATTCGAAATATACAAAGCTAGGTTTTGTTTCCTTGGCGAAAATCCCATGATAAACCAATCCAACTCTCGGCCGTTGTCATACTTTAAAACAGTATCGCCAAACCCAACAATTGCCGTTCCCCACATTTTTCCTTTGCTCTTCGTGGCTTCTTCCATGAGTTTTACTAGTTCAAAAGCATCTTTTTGCTTCTGCTCATCAGCAATGGTTTTAAGAAAACGTTCAACGCTTTCTTCCGTTTTTTTAGTTTTTAATTCAGCCATATTTTTATTTCAATCGTTCCAAAACACCTTTACGCTTCACAAGGTTCTTATAATCCCATTGAATTTCTCTCGATTTTTGTAACCAGCGTTTTAATGTTTCCTCGTCTATGGCATCAACACTAGTATAAAACACCGAAGCATCTTTAAATTTGGCACCTCTAACATTCAATCCTTCTTCCCCAAAATCAGCGCCACTCCAAAACATCAAACGGATACCTGCCTTTTGCTTACTATAACCCACAATAGGATTCCCTTCCAAAAACCAAACCGGATGTGCATGCCACACCTTGCTCTCCGCTTCCGTCAACTCACGGTCAATAACACCAGCTAGCTTTTCGCAGATAGCTTGGTCTTCCTGTGTTTGTTGCTCGTGATAAGTTTTTATTTCTGGGTTCATGGGTTAATAGAATAGGAGTTTAATCACTTCTTCAAATCTACAAAAAAAACTTTTCCCTTTTCCCTTTTCCCTTTCTCCCTATTTCCCCCATTCCAAATAAACATTCGCTACCGATGGATGCACTTCTTTCTCCAGCATACTTGCAAATTCCTCATCGCTCATATCTTCCTGATGCTTTTTCAATGCGTTCCATAGTTTTACCAATACATCCTTTCCGCCGCTATTGTAAATGTCTTTTGCAGCCGAATGCAGTTTACACTGATACCAACCATAATTTTTTGGTCCCATACCCAGCGTTGGATATAAAGCTTCAAAATCTTTTAAAGAGGTATACTTATATTCCGATGAACCGGCGCCAACCACCATGTTCGGGAAAGCTTCCAAAGCAGCTAAAAGTTTGGGTTGTTTCTCAGCTACATACGTATGCAGCATGATGTTCACAAACAGTTCGCCCATCCAGTAGCGGTGCATTTTCAACCCAGCTTGCGAGGTATAGGAATGTCCCATTTCATGCAGACCAAGTAAATCAAAAAAAGCCATCATGCTATACGAACCATCCGATTTCCCATAAGCAGCTCTGATTTGTTCGGCTAAAGGTTGAGGTAGTTGGTTAACTGGAGGTAAAAAGCTACGCCAAAAATCATTGTCCTCAGCGGCAACCACCAGATTAAAATCATCCTTGTTATGCGGAAATCCATACACATCTTGCAATGGTTTGGCAGCATAATCCTTCCAGTCGTTGGGTGCCAGAACATAAAGTGTTGTTTTGGGAGTAAACCCAACCGTTTCCTTAAAATAAACACCAGCATGTTCTATAAACTGTGCAATGTCTCTCGCACGTTGCTCATGTCCTTTGCTGTAATAAAAAGTTTGAGTAAACCCTTTTAATTCTTCAAGAGGAGAAGTTTCAATACTTTGTGCCAACGAAAAAGCAGTAGTTAAAAATAAAGCTACTAAAATACCAATGACACGATTTGCGATTTTGTTTTCAGAATTTGTTCTCATGTTTTTTTAAACAAAGATATCCTGAGTTACTACCGTCAAAATAGTAAAAAATCGACAATCTAATAGTGCAGGTCTTTTTGCATACGCAGCGGAGTAGAAAGAAGTTGCTGCTCAATAACCGAAGGATTTACACCGGCAAACGTTTTAAAATCCCTAATCATGTGCATCTGGTCATAATATCCCGCTTCATAGGCTATCTGCGTCCAGTTAAGCGCTGGGCTCGACTCGTGCAATCGATAGGCTTTAGAGAATTTTAGAATACGCGCAAACGTTTTTGGGTTAACCCCAAGACGTTCTTTGCATTTTCGCTCAAACTGTTTCAAACTCAAACACGAAAACGAAGCCGTCTTTTCAATAGGCATAGTGCCGTTATGTTGCAAGAGTAGTTTCAATGCCGAGTCAATAGGCAGCATGTCTTTTAGTTTGCTAACCTTTTTCAAAAGAAAATTTTCCACTATGTTTTTACCCTCTTCAAGAGTGTTGGCATTCATCAGTTGCTCATTGATGGTTTTCATTTCTGCACCAAAAAAATCAAGCGCATCAAAACCTTTATCAAACAACTCATGCATAGGAACACCAAGCATGCGAAACATCCCACCCGGAAGAAAATCAACCCTGATGGCAGTCAACTGGCGTTGCACTTTTATATTCACTCTCGAGTATTGAGGACCAACCAACACCGTGTGCGACTGTTTTTCAAAAGTAGCGTCGTCAACTCTACCCATAGACACCGGATGATTGCAGTAAAACAACAACGATTGAAACGGAGTAGGAGGATACGGAGTTACCACTTCATCAACTCCTTCAGGAAGCACCACATGAACTGTAGAGATGTTCAAAACATACTCCTGCAAAGCCAAGTGTGGTATGTATACTTTTACTTCCAAATAGTAGCAGCATTAAAGTAAAACAGTGATTCAATTATAAATATACTAAAAAAACATTGCAAAAACATTCCACCACTTCCCACCTTAGAGTCATTTTAGCAATAAATATAACAAGAAATCCCGAAGTTCAGCCTATTTTCCAAAAACTATAAACCAGCTATAGAGGCTAACTGCTGTTAGCGGTTGTCGTAGCTCAACAAAATATTTGTATTACTATTCAAACCCATTAGAATCAACAACTTTAGTATTTATTTTAAAAATATCATATACCAATCTTGATTTATTTCGCGTTCTTTTGTCATTTGAAATAAAGTAATCACATACGGAAGCTGAAACGCAATGTTGCGAATCTTGTGCCCGTGCAAAATCTGATTTAGTTGTATATATGTCTTTCCAGAATCCTATCATATCCAATAATTCAAACGTAGCAACAATCTTGGTCAATGTTGTCGCTGACCTTCCTAATTTAATCCTTGTTGCTGTTTCTATAAGTTCGGGTAAACTCATGTTTCCAAATTTATCTTTATTAATTTCGAATTGTTCAATAACTTCTTTAACTGTGTAGTTGTTTATTTCTTTGGGATCGAGCCCCAAAGATTCTCTAAAAGCAACTCTTTGCTCTTGAGAAACAGTACCCAATTCCGTTTTTTGAAAAGCTCCAGAAGTTGAATTGTTAGTCCAGTATTTATGTCTTTTAAGTATTTCTTCAGGTCTTACAATTTGCTTGTGGATAGCATGAGTTTTTGCGTCAAGATGTATATAATTGTTAGAAGTTAAATTTGAGATTGTTCGACATCTTTTCTCAATTTTTTGAGCTTTATCTTGCGCGGTCATTTCGTCAGCTTCAGTAATATGAACTGATGAGTAAAATATTTTGGATTGTGATATGCCAATCTTCGAAAGAAGTTCTTCTAGTATGTAATTTCCATCCTCGATGTCAATCACGATATTATTATCTAAATAAATGTTCATTGTTTATGGTAAGGTTTGGCTACGATTGACGCACAACATTCCGCGGCTTTGCGACAGTTGCGATGCCAGCGAACTGATTATTTTCTGTTAAAGATAAAAGTTTTTCGTGAACGCATAAAAATAAAAACCAGCAATTGCGCAGAACCGCTGTTAGTGGTAGCCTTTATTCTGTTTTTAGCTCTTTTTCCAATACACCAAAATATATTTTACGAACCATCGTTCCAAGTCCATTTAATTCTTTTGGCGAAATGTTTTGCTCTTTTTGAATTTTTTCTTCAATATAATTATTAAAAAAATCTTCAATTTTTTGTATGGTTTTGATGGAAATTTCCTGAGTTTTTTCTAAAAGTTTAACCTTTGATTCATTTTCAAATTTCTCAGTTATTTTATTAAATATATTACTTGTGATTGCAATAATATCATTACTCAAATCAAAAGTCGCTTTCTTAAGTTGTTCCTCTTTTTTTAAGCTCTTATCCTGTGGGTAAGTTTTTAATATATATGCTTCTTTTCCTTTTATAAAACCAAAGCAAAGCTCATATGTATCTGCACTTAGATTATGCATAAATTGATTTCTAATTTCCATAAAAGTTAGAAATTTTGCTTTTTCAGTTTCTGATAAAGCACCAATGTCTATCAGAAGAGAAATTTTTTGACTGAATGATAAATTTCCACTTGTATTACCAAATGATTTTGATTCTTTATGGTTTTTGATTCCTAATAATTCAGCTAAAAAAATAGATGTCATACTTTCTAAAATTAAAGCTGTTCTTAAGATATCTTTTCTGTCTTCCAAGTTGATTTTTAAGCTCATAGTTTTTAAGGTTACCGCTAACTTGTATATATGTCTGACAAAATCAGACATAGCTATCCATATTTGGGTATATAAGGCTGATAAACGTCAGACATTATTTGTTTATCAAATATATACAAAATGCCATTACAAATCATCAAACAAACATTGCTAGCTTTTAAACTCTTAAACCCATAAACTTATAAACAAAAAACAAAAACCCTTCCTTTGGAGGGGTATCCGCCATCGGCGGATGGGGAGGCTTTTATCCACTCATTCTCCAATCCGCTAATCCACTCATTCTTTCCATCACCACCTTCACCTCATTCCGCATACCGCTCGTCACAGCAACATCCACAAAAGCATCCACAAACCCAACCTTCTTAAAACAAACCCTGTAAACAGCACTCTTCAAACGCCTCACCTCAAAACCGCCGTGCTCACTCGTCTTTCTAACAAACTTCGTGTTCAAAACCACAACATCAACATTCGCCACCGGCATACCCTCAGCATCCACCACAGTACCATCAATCGCCACAGCACGATACCCAATCCTAACAATCTTTCGAAACGAAAAATAAAGCGAATAAAATTCCTTATTACTAAAACGAACCATCCTAACCAGCATATCCATCACCGCCAAATCACCGTCCAGCTCCTTCATTAGCCTTTTAATAGCAAGCGTCGCTTGCCTGCGCTCAATAATACCAAGCCTCGGCTTCGCAACCTGCGCTC
The window above is part of the Flavobacterium sp. PMTSA4 genome. Proteins encoded here:
- a CDS encoding tetratricopeptide repeat protein translates to MKKLIFLFIISNFGFAQNTIVSYTQDYFLGNNLNCPSENNEAREMVKNGIELLHLNRDLNPKYLWPTVDLFAKAVMKDQSFCDAYFFAGYTLNLLKQYRETYAFYRVADSLSPKPFLLYKLNTAALCLKIGRVEESRKFFNDITKHFPESPEGYYGVALTAPMIGDYSNGYKNIEDAITIYKGQSKKIGKEVFFLRAVLLTLDKQYENALIAFEDVRSPFTKDINYNIHYSLALLKVSELKNDPKMKKEALKYYKKIENPKDIPDDVRALFKF
- a CDS encoding energy transducer TonB → MDCRKYFYSIVFVVLGSVFSFGQVDEKEPPVVVPTVQEVAETYDADVSYPIAVLDEPPLLKTCIDVSKADALKCLYEQIQKHVKKNLKYPKEAKEIGIQGKVAVVFIIDKEGNCKDFKARGPKNGQLLEEEAIRIMKLLPKLTPGKVKGKLVNVHYAVPILFQLDKPVRKR
- a CDS encoding DUF1801 domain-containing protein; protein product: MAELKTKKTEESVERFLKTIADEQKQKDAFELVKLMEEATKSKGKMWGTAIVGFGDTVLKYDNGRELDWFIMGFSPRKQNLALYISNAVRNEADREKLGKHKVAKSCLYINKISDIDVAVLKEIIKNGL
- a CDS encoding DUF1801 domain-containing protein; protein product: MNPEIKTYHEQQTQEDQAICEKLAGVIDRELTEAESKVWHAHPVWFLEGNPIVGYSKQKAGIRLMFWSGADFGEEGLNVRGAKFKDASVFYTSVDAIDEETLKRWLQKSREIQWDYKNLVKRKGVLERLK
- a CDS encoding helix-turn-helix domain-containing protein, with protein sequence MEVKVYIPHLALQEYVLNISTVHVVLPEGVDEVVTPYPPTPFQSLLFYCNHPVSMGRVDDATFEKQSHTVLVGPQYSRVNIKVQRQLTAIRVDFLPGGMFRMLGVPMHELFDKGFDALDFFGAEMKTINEQLMNANTLEEGKNIVENFLLKKVSKLKDMLPIDSALKLLLQHNGTMPIEKTASFSCLSLKQFERKCKERLGVNPKTFARILKFSKAYRLHESSPALNWTQIAYEAGYYDQMHMIRDFKTFAGVNPSVIEQQLLSTPLRMQKDLHY
- a CDS encoding carboxypeptidase-like regulatory domain-containing protein, with the translated sequence MQRDYIEKRNMCLVLQKFIKETDAGILAGLPNFEVVFERFEDKIKQLEQASMKQSANRKGIRKKKDDCKVAMVVAATDVAGRIRAYAAVHGDVVLAKEVGFGYAVLFKKSDGICCDLCGFVYKKGTALLSELAAYGVTEAMLADLLAKVTLFRAQVAKPRLGIIERRQATLAIKRLMKELDGDLAVMDMLVRMVRFSNKEFYSLYFSFRKIVRIGYRAVAIDGTVVDAEGMPVANVDVVVLNTKFVRKTSEHGGFEVRRLKSAVYRVCFKKVGFVDAFVDVAVTSGMRNEVKVVMERMSGLADWRMSG